From Osmerus mordax isolate fOsmMor3 chromosome 8, fOsmMor3.pri, whole genome shotgun sequence, a single genomic window includes:
- the pum2 gene encoding pumilio homolog 2 isoform X7, producing MSVPCSILGMNDVAWQESRGGMLHTNGAPEAGRGRVHGGSSLASVGGAGQGPGGPHTLQGMDRGPNPTPGIPQPPLSGRSQDDATVGYFFQRQPGEQLGGCAPSKHRWPTGDGNHVDQLLPAKKLWDSDELAKDGRKGLLLGEEWRENAWGSSHHSVSQPIMVQRRPGQGFHGNGDASSVLSPRSEGGGLGVSMVEYVLSSSPGDKLDGRYRNGGYCVVDPDPDGREKNDAQEKTSPFEEDKSPEMKVGEESDTSKSNGRGLLNGMDRDVKDFNPTPGSRQASPTEAVERMGPTQAGLEMMGQHHTHVLQPQNPAQNKPLAEDFQNQEAQNMGGMEQQAGVESLQFDYAGNQIQVDSSGTPVGLFDYNSQQQLFQRSNHLAVQQLTAAQQQQYALAAAQQQHLAGLAPAFVPNPYIINTAPPGADPYTAAGLAAAATLAGPTVVPPQYYGVPWGVYPANLFQQQAAAAASHSANQQASNQGPGPGQQQVMRAGSSQRPLTPGQGQQSQQESLAAAANPALAYAGMSGYQVLAPAAYYDQTGALVMGPGARSGLGGPVRLVQTPLLINPAAAQAAAAASASGSGNNMSGPPANGMYRSMPQQPQQPQQPQQSQNSGLPASSFYGSGSVPASSQSSSLFSHTSAAPPPSSSLGFSSTGGSLGVGLGSALGGFGSSVSSSSSSSVSRRDSLLASSDLYKRGGSSLTPIGQPFYNSLGYSSSPSPIGLTPGHSPLTPPPSLPSSHGSSSSLHLGGLTNGSGRYISAAPGAEAKYRSAGGTSSLFSSSSQLFPPSRPRYSRSDVMPSGRSRLLEDFRNNRFPNLQLRDLPGHMVEFSQDQHGSRFIQQKLERATPAERQMVFGEILQAAYQLMTDVFGNYVIQKFFEFGSADQKLALATRIRGHVLPLALQMYGCRVIQKALESISSDQQVISDIVRELDGHVLKCVKDQNGNHVVQKCIECVQPQALQFIIDAFQGQVFVLSTHPYGCRVIQRILEHCTQDQTLPLLEELHQHSEQLGQKYQGVSLEMTPKTYYTVSSDALFKDQYGNYVIQHVLEHGRPEDKSKIVAEVRGKVLVLSQHKFASNVVEKCVIHSSRAERALLIDEVCCQKDGPHSALYTMMKDQYANYVVQRMIDMAEPAQRKIIMHKIRPHIATLRKYTYGKHILAKLEKYYMKSGADLGPIGGPTNGLM from the exons CTATTGCCTGCAAAAAAACTCTGGGATTCTGATGAACTGGCCAAGGATGGAAGGAAAGGGCTGCTTCTTggagaagagtggagagagaatgCGTGGGGTTCTTCTC ATCACTCCGTGTCCCAGCCAATCATGGTGCAGCGAAGGCCAGGGCAGGGTTTCCATGGAAACGGAGACGCCAGCTCTGTGCTGTCCCCTCGTTCTGAAGGCGGTGGGCTGGGGGTGAGCATGGTAGAGTATGTCCTGAGCTCCTCCCCCGGAGACAAGCTGGATGGCCGCTACAGGAACGGTGGCTAT TGTGTTGTGGACCCTGACCCAGACGGGAGAGAAAAGAATGACGCACAAGAGAAAACGTCTCCGTTTGAAGAGGACAAAAGCCCCGAGATGAAGGTTGGAGAAGAGAGCGACACCTCCAAATCTAACGGGAGAGGCCTACTCAATGGAATGGACCGAGATGTCAAAGACTTCAA TCCCACCCCAGGCAGTCGCCAGGCATCTCCCACTGAGGCGGTGGAGAGGATGGGCCCGACCCAGGCCGGTCTGGAAATGATGGGTCAGCACCACACCCATGTCCTCCAGCCCCAGAACCCAGCCCAGAACAAACCCCTGGCAGAGGACTTCCAGAACCAGGAGGCCCAGAACATGGGTGGCATGGAGCAGCAGGCTGGCGTGGAGTCCCTCCAGTTTGACTACGCTGGGAACCAGATCCAGGTGGACTCCTCTGGCACTCCGGTGGGGCTGTTTGactacaactcccagcagcag TTATTCCAGAGGTCCAACCATTTGGCTGTTCAGCAACTCACTGCTGCTCAGCAGCAGCAATATGCCCTTGCGGCTGCCCAGCAGCAACACCTTG CAGGCCTTGCTCCAGCGTTTGTGCCAAACCCCTACATCATCAACACTGCGCCCCCCGGAGCAGACCCCTACACTGCTGCTGGGCTAGCAGCAGCTGCCACTCTCGCAG GGCCTACAGTAGTCCCCCCGCAGTACTACGGCGTGCCCTGGGGCGTGTACCCCGCAAACCTCTTCCAACAACAGGCCGCTGCCGCTGCCAGTCATTCCGCTAACCAGCAGGCATCCAATCAGGGGCCAGGACCTGGACAGCAACAG GTGATGCGTGCTGGCAGCAGCCAGCGTCCCCTCACCCCAGGGCAGGgccagcagagccagcaggAGTCCCTGGCTGCGGCAGCAAACCCAGCCCTAGCCTACGCTGGGATGTCAG GTTACCAGGTTCTGGCCCCTGCAGCGTACTACGACCAGACCGGGGCCCTGGTCATGGGGCCTGGGGCCCGCAGTGGCCTTGGGGGGCCTGTTCGTCTGGTCCAGACCCCCCTGCTCATCAACCCTGCAGCAGCACAGGCCG cagctgCAGCGTCAGCGTCCGGCTCTGGCAACAACATGTCTGGCCCACCGGCCAACGGGATGTACCGCTCCATGCCCCAGCAGCCCCAGCAGCCTCAGCAGCCCCAGCAGTCCCAGAACAGCGGCCTGCCCGCCAGCTCCTTCTACGGCTCTGGCTCTGTGCCCGCCAGCTCCCAGAGTAGCTCCCTGTTCTCCCACACCAGCGCAGCCCCGCCGCCCAGCTCCTCTCTGGGCTTCAGCAGCACCGGGGGCtccctgggggtggggcttggcTCGGCACTAGGAGGCTTCGGCTCCTCAG TGTCCAGCTCCAGCTCAAGCAGCGTGTCTCGCAGGGACTCCCTGTTGGCCAGCTCCGACCTGTACAAGCGTGGCGGCAGCAGCCTCACTCCCATCGGCCAGCCCTTCTACAACAGCCTGGGCTActcctcctcacccagccccaTTGGCCTGACCCCGGGacactcccccctcacccccccgccctctctaccctcctcccatGGATCGTCCTCCAGTCTTCACCTAG GCGGCTTGACCAATGGGAGTGGGCGCTACATCTCGGCCGCTCCCGGAGCCGAGGCTAAGTACCGCAGCGCTGGGGGCACCTCTAGTCTGTTCAGCTCCTCCAGCCAGCTGTTCCCACCATCCCGCCCGCGCTACAGCCGCTCAGACGTAATGCCATCTGGACGCAGCCGGCTGCTGGAGGACTTCCGCAACAACCGCTTCCCCAACCTGCAGCTCCGTGACCTGCCGGGACACATGGTGGAGTTCTCCCAGGACCAGCACGGTTCCAG GTTCATCCAGCagaagctggagagggccaCTCCGGCCGAGAGACAGATGGTGTTTGGGGAGATCCTGCAGGCAGCCTACCAGCTCATGACGGACGTGTTTGGGAACTACGTCATCCAGAAGTTCTTTGAG TTTGGGAGTGCCGACCAGAAGCTGGCCCTGGCCACTCGTATTCGCGGCCATGTGCTACCCCTGGCCCTGCAGATGTATGGCTGCCGGGTCATCCAGAAAGCCCTGGAGTCTATTTCCTCTGACCAGCAGGTAATT AGTGACATAGTCCGGGAGCTGGATGGCCACGTGCTGAAGTGTGTGAAGGATCAGAACGGTAACCATGTGGTTCAGAAGTGTATCGAGTGTGTCCAACCTCAGGCCCTGCAGTTCATCATCGACGCCTTCCAAGGCCAG GTGTTTGTGCTGTCCACCCACCCGTATGGCTGCAGGGTGATCCAGAGGATCCTGGAGCACTgcacccaggaccagacccttCCCCTCCTGGAGGAGCTGCACCAGCACTCTGAGCAACTGGGCCAG AAATATCAAGGCGTTTCATTGGAGATGACACCCAAAACATATTATACAGTGTCCAGCGATGCACTGTTCAAG gaTCAGTATGGTAACTACGTCATCCAGCATGTTCTGGAGCATGGCAGACCCGAGGACAAGAGCAAGATCGTGGCCGAGGTCCGTGGCAAGGTCCTTGTCCTGAGCCAGCACAAATTTGCAAG CAACGTAGTGGAGAAGTGTGTGATCCACTCGTCTCGTGCGGAGCGAGCGCTGTTGATCGACGAGGTGTGCTGCCAGAAGGACGGCCCCCACAGCGCCCTGTACACCATGATGAAGGACCAGTATGCCAACTACGTGGTGCAGAGGATGATCGACATGGCTGAGCCCGCCCAGCGCAAAATCATCATGCACAAG ATTCGGCCTCATATTGCCACTTTGCGTAAGTACACCTACGGAAAGCACATCCTGGCCAAGCTAGAGAAGTACTACATGAAGAGCGGAGCTGACCTTGGACCCATCGGGGGGCCCACCAACGGCCTCATGTAG
- the pum2 gene encoding pumilio homolog 2 isoform X6 yields the protein MSVPCSILGMNDVAWQESRGGMLHTNGAPEAGRGRVHGGSSLASVGGAGQGPGGPHTLQGMDRGPNPTPGIPQPPLSGRSQDDATVGYFFQRQPGEQLGGCAPSKHRWPTGDGNHVDQVRAVDEMNYDFQALALESRGMGELLPAKKLWDSDELAKDGRKGLLLGEEWRENAWGSSHHSVSQPIMVQRRPGQGFHGNGDASSVLSPRSEGGGLGVSMVEYVLSSSPGDKLDGRYRNGGYCVVDPDPDGREKNDAQEKTSPFEEDKSPEMKVGEESDTSKSNGRGLLNGMDRDVKDFNPTPGSRQASPTEAVERMGPTQAGLEMMGQHHTHVLQPQNPAQNKPLAEDFQNQEAQNMGGMEQQAGVESLQFDYAGNQIQVDSSGTPVGLFDYNSQQQLFQRSNHLAVQQLTAAQQQQYALAAAQQQHLGLAPAFVPNPYIINTAPPGADPYTAAGLAAAATLAVVPPQYYGVPWGVYPANLFQQQAAAAASHSANQQASNQGPGPGQQQVMRAGSSQRPLTPGQGQQSQQESLAAAANPALAYAGMSGYQVLAPAAYYDQTGALVMGPGARSGLGGPVRLVQTPLLINPAAAQAAAAASASGSGNNMSGPPANGMYRSMPQQPQQPQQPQQSQNSGLPASSFYGSGSVPASSQSSSLFSHTSAAPPPSSSLGFSSTGGSLGVGLGSALGGFGSSVSSSSSSSVSRRDSLLASSDLYKRGGSSLTPIGQPFYNSLGYSSSPSPIGLTPGHSPLTPPPSLPSSHGSSSSLHLGGLTNGSGRYISAAPGAEAKYRSAGGTSSLFSSSSQLFPPSRPRYSRSDVMPSGRSRLLEDFRNNRFPNLQLRDLPGHMVEFSQDQHGSRFIQQKLERATPAERQMVFGEILQAAYQLMTDVFGNYVIQKFFEFGSADQKLALATRIRGHVLPLALQMYGCRVIQKALESISSDQQVISDIVRELDGHVLKCVKDQNGNHVVQKCIECVQPQALQFIIDAFQGQVFVLSTHPYGCRVIQRILEHCTQDQTLPLLEELHQHSEQLGQKYQGVSLEMTPKTYYTVSSDALFKDQYGNYVIQHVLEHGRPEDKSKIVAEVRGKVLVLSQHKFASNVVEKCVIHSSRAERALLIDEVCCQKDGPHSALYTMMKDQYANYVVQRMIDMAEPAQRKIIMHKIRPHIATLRKYTYGKHILAKLEKYYMKSGADLGPIGGPTNGLM from the exons GTTCGTGCTGTGGATGAGATGAACTATGATTTCCAAGCTCTGGCTTTGGAGTCTAGAGGCATGGGGGAG CTATTGCCTGCAAAAAAACTCTGGGATTCTGATGAACTGGCCAAGGATGGAAGGAAAGGGCTGCTTCTTggagaagagtggagagagaatgCGTGGGGTTCTTCTC ATCACTCCGTGTCCCAGCCAATCATGGTGCAGCGAAGGCCAGGGCAGGGTTTCCATGGAAACGGAGACGCCAGCTCTGTGCTGTCCCCTCGTTCTGAAGGCGGTGGGCTGGGGGTGAGCATGGTAGAGTATGTCCTGAGCTCCTCCCCCGGAGACAAGCTGGATGGCCGCTACAGGAACGGTGGCTAT TGTGTTGTGGACCCTGACCCAGACGGGAGAGAAAAGAATGACGCACAAGAGAAAACGTCTCCGTTTGAAGAGGACAAAAGCCCCGAGATGAAGGTTGGAGAAGAGAGCGACACCTCCAAATCTAACGGGAGAGGCCTACTCAATGGAATGGACCGAGATGTCAAAGACTTCAA TCCCACCCCAGGCAGTCGCCAGGCATCTCCCACTGAGGCGGTGGAGAGGATGGGCCCGACCCAGGCCGGTCTGGAAATGATGGGTCAGCACCACACCCATGTCCTCCAGCCCCAGAACCCAGCCCAGAACAAACCCCTGGCAGAGGACTTCCAGAACCAGGAGGCCCAGAACATGGGTGGCATGGAGCAGCAGGCTGGCGTGGAGTCCCTCCAGTTTGACTACGCTGGGAACCAGATCCAGGTGGACTCCTCTGGCACTCCGGTGGGGCTGTTTGactacaactcccagcagcag TTATTCCAGAGGTCCAACCATTTGGCTGTTCAGCAACTCACTGCTGCTCAGCAGCAGCAATATGCCCTTGCGGCTGCCCAGCAGCAACACCTTG GCCTTGCTCCAGCGTTTGTGCCAAACCCCTACATCATCAACACTGCGCCCCCCGGAGCAGACCCCTACACTGCTGCTGGGCTAGCAGCAGCTGCCACTCTCGCAG TAGTCCCCCCGCAGTACTACGGCGTGCCCTGGGGCGTGTACCCCGCAAACCTCTTCCAACAACAGGCCGCTGCCGCTGCCAGTCATTCCGCTAACCAGCAGGCATCCAATCAGGGGCCAGGACCTGGACAGCAACAG GTGATGCGTGCTGGCAGCAGCCAGCGTCCCCTCACCCCAGGGCAGGgccagcagagccagcaggAGTCCCTGGCTGCGGCAGCAAACCCAGCCCTAGCCTACGCTGGGATGTCAG GTTACCAGGTTCTGGCCCCTGCAGCGTACTACGACCAGACCGGGGCCCTGGTCATGGGGCCTGGGGCCCGCAGTGGCCTTGGGGGGCCTGTTCGTCTGGTCCAGACCCCCCTGCTCATCAACCCTGCAGCAGCACAGGCCG cagctgCAGCGTCAGCGTCCGGCTCTGGCAACAACATGTCTGGCCCACCGGCCAACGGGATGTACCGCTCCATGCCCCAGCAGCCCCAGCAGCCTCAGCAGCCCCAGCAGTCCCAGAACAGCGGCCTGCCCGCCAGCTCCTTCTACGGCTCTGGCTCTGTGCCCGCCAGCTCCCAGAGTAGCTCCCTGTTCTCCCACACCAGCGCAGCCCCGCCGCCCAGCTCCTCTCTGGGCTTCAGCAGCACCGGGGGCtccctgggggtggggcttggcTCGGCACTAGGAGGCTTCGGCTCCTCAG TGTCCAGCTCCAGCTCAAGCAGCGTGTCTCGCAGGGACTCCCTGTTGGCCAGCTCCGACCTGTACAAGCGTGGCGGCAGCAGCCTCACTCCCATCGGCCAGCCCTTCTACAACAGCCTGGGCTActcctcctcacccagccccaTTGGCCTGACCCCGGGacactcccccctcacccccccgccctctctaccctcctcccatGGATCGTCCTCCAGTCTTCACCTAG GCGGCTTGACCAATGGGAGTGGGCGCTACATCTCGGCCGCTCCCGGAGCCGAGGCTAAGTACCGCAGCGCTGGGGGCACCTCTAGTCTGTTCAGCTCCTCCAGCCAGCTGTTCCCACCATCCCGCCCGCGCTACAGCCGCTCAGACGTAATGCCATCTGGACGCAGCCGGCTGCTGGAGGACTTCCGCAACAACCGCTTCCCCAACCTGCAGCTCCGTGACCTGCCGGGACACATGGTGGAGTTCTCCCAGGACCAGCACGGTTCCAG GTTCATCCAGCagaagctggagagggccaCTCCGGCCGAGAGACAGATGGTGTTTGGGGAGATCCTGCAGGCAGCCTACCAGCTCATGACGGACGTGTTTGGGAACTACGTCATCCAGAAGTTCTTTGAG TTTGGGAGTGCCGACCAGAAGCTGGCCCTGGCCACTCGTATTCGCGGCCATGTGCTACCCCTGGCCCTGCAGATGTATGGCTGCCGGGTCATCCAGAAAGCCCTGGAGTCTATTTCCTCTGACCAGCAGGTAATT AGTGACATAGTCCGGGAGCTGGATGGCCACGTGCTGAAGTGTGTGAAGGATCAGAACGGTAACCATGTGGTTCAGAAGTGTATCGAGTGTGTCCAACCTCAGGCCCTGCAGTTCATCATCGACGCCTTCCAAGGCCAG GTGTTTGTGCTGTCCACCCACCCGTATGGCTGCAGGGTGATCCAGAGGATCCTGGAGCACTgcacccaggaccagacccttCCCCTCCTGGAGGAGCTGCACCAGCACTCTGAGCAACTGGGCCAG AAATATCAAGGCGTTTCATTGGAGATGACACCCAAAACATATTATACAGTGTCCAGCGATGCACTGTTCAAG gaTCAGTATGGTAACTACGTCATCCAGCATGTTCTGGAGCATGGCAGACCCGAGGACAAGAGCAAGATCGTGGCCGAGGTCCGTGGCAAGGTCCTTGTCCTGAGCCAGCACAAATTTGCAAG CAACGTAGTGGAGAAGTGTGTGATCCACTCGTCTCGTGCGGAGCGAGCGCTGTTGATCGACGAGGTGTGCTGCCAGAAGGACGGCCCCCACAGCGCCCTGTACACCATGATGAAGGACCAGTATGCCAACTACGTGGTGCAGAGGATGATCGACATGGCTGAGCCCGCCCAGCGCAAAATCATCATGCACAAG ATTCGGCCTCATATTGCCACTTTGCGTAAGTACACCTACGGAAAGCACATCCTGGCCAAGCTAGAGAAGTACTACATGAAGAGCGGAGCTGACCTTGGACCCATCGGGGGGCCCACCAACGGCCTCATGTAG